A window of the Mucilaginibacter sp. cycad4 genome harbors these coding sequences:
- a CDS encoding family 78 glycoside hydrolase catalytic domain — MKHPLCKPLLSIALLFCFFSVTEAQTPGAAGLKSEYLINPIGIDNAHPRLTWLMDDKTQGAAQSAYQLFVGTDSIAVSAAKGNAWATTKIASSTNLAIYSGRQLKPFTKYFWKVQLWDQTGKKLSASPIVSFETGMMGMQNWKGSWISDNKGIAVNPAPYFRNTFKVAKPIRSARAYIAVAGLYELYLNGKKIGNHRLDPMYTRFDRRTLYVSYDVTAQLQSGKNAVGVLLGNGWYNHQSTAVWFFHQAPWRGRPVFCMDLRITYTDGSVETVKSGTDWKTSLSPVVFNSIYTAEHYDGRLEQPGWNTANFDDKKWKPVINRAAPSMNIVSQTMQPIRAVDTISTKSVTKIDSDVWVFDMGRNISGVSQITVKGDSGTVIRLKHAERLNKNGHVDQSNIDLHYRPTDDKDPFQTDIFILGGKGEETFSPRFNYKGFQYIEVSSSKPIQIDKENIKAFFMHSDVEPIGTVKASNQTINQIWTATNNSYLSNLFGYPTDCPQREKNGWTGDAHIASETGLYNFDGITVYEKWLADHRDEQQPNGVLPSIIPTGGWGYEWGNGPDWTSTIAIIPYNIYLFYGDSKLLADSYNAIEKYVNHIDELYPTGLTTWGLGDWVPVKSVSPVELTSSVYYYTDATILAKAAKILGKQADYVKYTALANKIKNAINAKYLDTATGTYGKGLQTELSVPLYWGIVPENMKSKVAANLAKRVAADNFHLDVGILGAKAILSALSDNGYADVAYKIASQETFPSWGWWMVNGATTLYENWQIDAKSDISLNHIMFGEIGAWLYKGIAGIHPDPEHPGFKNVLLQPHFVPGLNEFTATHKGPYGNIVSSWQRTGNGITYKVTVPANSTATITFPAGKVYLGGKPLNNPGLYKVAAGSYVFEIK; from the coding sequence ATGAAACACCCTTTATGTAAGCCATTGCTTAGCATTGCCTTATTATTTTGCTTTTTTTCGGTAACGGAAGCCCAAACACCCGGGGCTGCAGGCCTTAAATCCGAATATCTTATAAACCCAATAGGTATCGACAACGCTCACCCACGCTTAACCTGGCTTATGGATGATAAAACGCAGGGAGCAGCCCAAAGTGCTTATCAGCTTTTTGTAGGTACTGATTCAATTGCTGTTTCTGCAGCCAAAGGCAACGCGTGGGCCACCACCAAAATTGCTTCATCAACCAACCTTGCTATTTATAGTGGCCGGCAACTAAAACCTTTTACTAAATATTTCTGGAAGGTTCAGCTTTGGGACCAAACCGGTAAAAAGCTTTCTGCATCGCCGATAGTCAGCTTCGAAACAGGCATGATGGGGATGCAGAACTGGAAAGGCTCATGGATCAGCGATAACAAAGGGATCGCCGTAAACCCTGCACCATACTTTCGCAATACATTTAAGGTAGCTAAGCCAATCCGCTCGGCAAGGGCTTATATCGCGGTGGCTGGTTTATATGAATTATATCTTAACGGCAAAAAGATCGGCAACCACCGGCTCGATCCTATGTATACCCGGTTCGACAGGCGGACGCTTTACGTTTCATATGATGTTACTGCTCAATTACAAAGCGGTAAAAACGCAGTTGGCGTGTTGCTGGGCAATGGCTGGTATAACCACCAGAGCACGGCTGTTTGGTTTTTTCACCAGGCACCATGGCGCGGCCGCCCGGTATTTTGTATGGATTTGCGCATCACTTATACCGATGGCTCTGTTGAAACCGTAAAATCCGGCACCGATTGGAAAACATCACTTAGCCCTGTCGTTTTCAACAGCATCTATACTGCCGAGCATTATGATGGTCGCTTAGAACAACCGGGCTGGAACACCGCTAATTTTGACGACAAAAAATGGAAACCTGTCATTAACCGCGCGGCTCCATCCATGAACATCGTATCGCAGACTATGCAGCCCATTCGTGCGGTTGATACCATCAGCACCAAAAGCGTTACCAAAATTGACAGCGACGTTTGGGTGTTTGATATGGGCAGGAATATCTCAGGCGTAAGCCAGATCACCGTTAAAGGCGATTCGGGTACAGTGATCCGCCTGAAACATGCCGAAAGGTTGAACAAGAACGGTCACGTTGACCAATCAAATATTGATCTGCATTACCGTCCTACCGATGATAAAGATCCATTTCAAACCGATATTTTCATTTTAGGAGGCAAGGGAGAAGAAACATTTTCACCTCGCTTTAACTATAAGGGCTTTCAGTATATTGAAGTAAGCAGCAGCAAGCCTATTCAGATTGACAAGGAGAACATCAAGGCATTTTTTATGCACAGCGATGTGGAACCGATTGGTACCGTTAAAGCTTCAAACCAAACTATCAACCAAATCTGGACTGCCACTAACAACAGTTATTTAAGCAACCTGTTCGGCTATCCTACCGACTGCCCGCAACGCGAAAAGAACGGATGGACGGGCGACGCACACATTGCCAGCGAAACAGGCTTATATAACTTCGATGGCATCACCGTTTACGAAAAATGGCTGGCCGATCACCGCGACGAGCAGCAGCCAAACGGCGTACTGCCATCCATTATTCCAACCGGCGGCTGGGGTTATGAATGGGGTAACGGCCCAGATTGGACCAGCACCATCGCCATTATTCCGTATAATATTTATCTATTTTATGGCGATAGTAAATTGCTTGCCGATAGCTACAATGCTATTGAAAAATATGTAAACCACATAGATGAACTTTACCCGACCGGCCTTACTACCTGGGGCCTTGGCGACTGGGTTCCGGTAAAATCTGTTTCCCCGGTTGAGCTTACTTCATCAGTTTATTACTATACCGATGCCACCATCCTGGCCAAAGCGGCCAAAATATTAGGCAAACAAGCCGATTATGTAAAATACACCGCGCTGGCCAATAAGATCAAAAATGCCATCAACGCAAAGTATTTAGATACCGCGACGGGCACCTATGGCAAAGGATTGCAGACGGAACTAAGCGTACCGCTTTACTGGGGCATAGTACCCGAAAACATGAAGAGTAAAGTAGCAGCTAACCTGGCCAAACGTGTTGCCGCCGATAATTTTCATTTAGATGTGGGTATTCTTGGTGCCAAGGCCATTTTGAGTGCTTTGAGCGACAACGGATACGCTGACGTGGCTTACAAAATAGCATCGCAGGAAACCTTCCCTTCATGGGGCTGGTGGATGGTTAATGGCGCAACCACGTTATATGAAAACTGGCAGATAGATGCAAAATCCGATATATCGCTCAATCACATTATGTTTGGCGAAATTGGTGCCTGGCTATACAAAGGCATTGCGGGTATCCACCCCGATCCTGAGCATCCGGGTTTTAAAAATGTATTGTTGCAACCGCATTTTGTACCGGGTTTAAATGAGTTTACGGCCACGCATAAAGGGCCGTATGGTAATATCGTTTCATCATGGCAGCGTACTGGTAATGGGATAACTTATAAGGTTACTGTACCCGCCAATTCAACAGCAACAATCACCTTCCCGGCAGGTAAAGTTTACCTTGGCGGCAAACCGCTTAACAACCCCGGGTTGTATAAGGTCGCTGCGGGTAGCTACGTATTCGAAATAAAATAA
- the argH gene encoding argininosuccinate lyase: MSKLWQKTTNVNELVENFTVGRDREFDEQMAAFDVLGSLAHTRMLQSVGLMDSADLELVQRELKNIYADIAKGGFRIDEHVEDVHSQVELLLTQRIGDAGKKIHSGRSRNDQVLVDLKLFFRHQLQEVVESTETLFRQLIELSEKHKDVLLPGYTHLQVAMPSSFGLWFGAYAESLADDLELVLAAYRITNKNPLGSAAGYGSSFPLNRTLTTQLLGFDSLNYNVVYAQMGRGKTERIIAQAISSIAATLAKMAMDQALYVSQNFAFVSYPDALTTGSSIMPHKKNPDVWEIMRGKCNRLQALPTDVAMMTTNLPSGYHRELQLLKELLFPAFADLKHCLQMATFMLQNITVKTDILDDAKYAYLFSVEEVNRLTLSGTPFRDAYKQVGLAIEAGDFNPDKTVNHTHEGSIGNLGNEQITVAFDKLINNFDFGKVEQAIKGLVE; encoded by the coding sequence ATGAGCAAGCTATGGCAAAAAACTACCAACGTTAACGAACTGGTTGAAAACTTTACTGTTGGGCGCGATCGCGAATTTGACGAGCAAATGGCGGCGTTTGATGTTTTAGGATCACTGGCCCATACCCGTATGCTGCAAAGCGTTGGGTTGATGGACAGTGCCGACCTTGAGCTTGTTCAGCGTGAACTGAAAAACATTTATGCCGATATAGCCAAAGGCGGTTTCAGGATTGATGAGCATGTAGAAGATGTGCACTCGCAGGTTGAACTGCTGCTTACCCAGCGCATCGGCGATGCCGGTAAAAAGATCCATAGCGGCCGTTCACGTAACGATCAGGTTTTGGTTGATCTTAAACTGTTCTTCCGTCACCAGTTACAAGAGGTTGTAGAAAGCACCGAAACTTTGTTTCGCCAGTTAATTGAATTGAGCGAGAAACACAAAGATGTTTTATTGCCAGGTTATACCCATTTGCAGGTAGCTATGCCATCGTCATTCGGCTTATGGTTTGGCGCTTATGCCGAAAGTCTGGCCGATGACCTGGAACTGGTTTTAGCAGCTTATCGCATAACCAATAAAAACCCGCTGGGCTCGGCGGCCGGTTATGGTTCATCGTTCCCGCTTAACCGTACTTTAACAACACAGCTTTTAGGCTTCGACAGCCTTAACTATAACGTGGTTTACGCGCAAATGGGCCGCGGTAAAACCGAGCGGATTATTGCGCAGGCTATCTCATCCATTGCGGCAACGTTGGCCAAAATGGCTATGGACCAGGCATTATACGTGAGCCAGAATTTCGCTTTTGTAAGTTACCCCGATGCGTTAACCACCGGCAGCAGCATCATGCCGCATAAAAAGAACCCCGATGTTTGGGAAATTATGCGCGGCAAATGTAACCGCCTGCAGGCCTTGCCTACAGATGTAGCTATGATGACCACCAACCTGCCATCGGGCTATCACCGCGAACTTCAGTTATTAAAAGAACTGCTGTTCCCGGCTTTTGCCGACCTGAAACACTGCCTGCAAATGGCAACTTTTATGTTGCAAAATATCACGGTAAAAACCGATATCCTGGACGATGCCAAATATGCTTACCTGTTTAGCGTTGAAGAAGTAAACCGTTTAACGTTAAGCGGCACACCATTCCGTGATGCATACAAACAAGTGGGCTTAGCCATTGAAGCCGGTGATTTTAACCCTGATAAAACGGTGAACCATACCCATGAAGGCAGCATTGGTAATTTGGGCAATGAGCAAATTACTGTAGCTTTTGATAAACTGATCAATAATTTTGATTTCGGAAAGGTAGAGCAGGCAATAAAAGGGTTGGTTGAATAA
- a CDS encoding AraC family transcriptional regulator → MMEATRTIPKKILARQHEITAEYLKAIDKHLDDVLNNRVLDMYEIRDFAGELHIHPTHLSNTIKLTTGQHPCFFFEEKIMGIAKTMLQENMTSVAEIANKLTFDPSNFTKFFKRFEGVTPKQYREQWLMKK, encoded by the coding sequence ATGATGGAAGCAACGCGTACTATTCCGAAGAAGATATTGGCCCGCCAGCATGAAATCACTGCGGAATATTTGAAGGCCATTGACAAACACCTTGACGATGTCCTGAACAACCGCGTATTGGATATGTACGAGATCCGTGACTTTGCCGGTGAGTTACATATCCACCCTACGCATTTAAGCAACACCATTAAACTCACCACAGGGCAACACCCCTGTTTCTTTTTCGAGGAGAAAATCATGGGAATTGCCAAAACCATGCTACAGGAAAACATGACCAGTGTAGCCGAAATAGCAAATAAGCTTACCTTCGATCCATCCAATTTTACTAAGTTTTTTAAACGTTTTGAAGGTGTAACACCAAAGCAATACCGGGAACAATGGCTGATGAAAAAATGA
- a CDS encoding YwbE family protein yields MNGQNRSDIYPGLEVDIILKKDQRTGTLTRGFVKRLLTSAAYHSRGIKVQLDDGQVGRVAWIVEEED; encoded by the coding sequence ATGAACGGACAAAACAGAAGCGATATATATCCCGGCCTTGAGGTTGATATCATATTAAAAAAGGATCAGCGTACAGGCACGTTAACCCGCGGCTTCGTAAAACGCCTGCTTACAAGTGCGGCTTACCACTCGCGGGGCATCAAAGTGCAACTGGATGACGGGCAGGTTGGCCGTGTGGCCTGGATTGTTGAGGAAGAAGATTAA
- a CDS encoding DUF1345 domain-containing protein, which yields MPQNTKTKTKIFFSLDAHHRLLISLGAAAITLFFTWAHFSAPTVALVTWIAFALCVIIMDWIIILTANPAEIRKIARIEDSSRTLIFLFVIVASLMSLLAILFLLLSTKNQSEAVVTARVLLAMASVIVSWWLVHTIFTLRYAHMYYTTDPDDDKKLKHLGGLEFPGDEKEPDYLDFVYFSFVVGMTFQVSDVEISSRLIRRLAWIHGLISFAFNTAIVALSINVISGMVSK from the coding sequence ATGCCTCAAAATACCAAAACAAAAACCAAGATCTTTTTTAGCCTTGATGCTCATCACCGTCTTCTGATCTCGTTAGGAGCTGCCGCGATAACCTTATTTTTTACCTGGGCACATTTTTCGGCGCCGACGGTGGCGTTGGTAACGTGGATAGCTTTTGCTTTGTGCGTTATTATTATGGATTGGATCATCATCCTGACTGCCAACCCGGCCGAGATCCGTAAGATAGCCCGAATAGAGGATTCGAGCCGTACACTGATATTTTTGTTTGTGATAGTAGCATCGCTAATGAGCTTACTGGCAATTTTGTTCCTGCTTTTATCTACAAAGAATCAATCTGAAGCGGTAGTTACAGCACGGGTTTTATTAGCAATGGCTTCGGTTATTGTTTCATGGTGGCTGGTGCATACCATATTTACGCTGCGTTACGCCCACATGTATTATACTACCGACCCCGATGATGATAAAAAACTCAAGCATCTCGGTGGTCTTGAATTTCCGGGTGACGAAAAAGAGCCCGACTACCTCGATTTTGTATATTTCTCTTTTGTTGTAGGCATGACCTTCCAGGTATCCGACGTGGAGATCTCTTCCCGGTTAATCCGCCGGCTGGCCTGGATCCACGGATTGATCTCTTTTGCGTTTAATACGGCTATTGTAGCGTTGAGTATTAATGTGATATCTGGTATGGTATCGAAGTAA
- a CDS encoding amidase yields MHRRNFLKTGSLAGLTISTLVAASCNQPSAENKADETAVADNSKDDIFELSEITITDLQQKMQSKQFTSRLITELYLKRIDQIDKKGIMLNSVIELNKDALNMADAMDRERGKGKVRGPLHGIPVLIKDNINTGDNMHTTAGSLALADNFAKQDAFIVHKLREAGAVILGKTNLSEWANFRSTHSTSAWSSRGGQTKCPYILDRNPSGSSAGTGTAVAANLCVIGIGTETNGSIVSPSSVNGLVGIKPTVGLWSRSGIIPISKTQDTAGPMARTVKDAAILLGALTGIDTLDLATLGSKDKTEADYTKFLDVNGLQGKRLGIEKTAFDDNPAVVALLQDAIKTLKSKGAGVVEIELNKELKTIGKNEFTVLLYEFKDGLNQYFSNANSKIKTLADVIDFNKQNEAKAMPFFKQETMELAQGKGDLNSKEYLDAVKQTNAGTRKVIDDILAKYKLDAIIGTTNGPAVCIDLVNGDYDNGFGFSGPAAMAGYPHITVPMGLAHGLPVGLSFFSTAYKEGDIIKLGYAYEQTSKKRVAPLFKPDLFA; encoded by the coding sequence ATGCACAGACGAAATTTCCTCAAAACCGGCTCATTAGCCGGGTTAACGATCTCTACTTTAGTAGCGGCTTCCTGCAATCAGCCATCTGCCGAAAATAAAGCTGATGAAACTGCCGTTGCTGATAACAGTAAGGACGATATATTTGAACTGAGCGAAATAACCATTACCGATCTGCAGCAAAAAATGCAGAGCAAACAGTTTACTTCAAGGCTGATCACCGAACTGTACCTGAAACGCATCGATCAGATAGATAAAAAAGGCATCATGCTCAACTCAGTTATCGAGCTTAACAAAGATGCCCTGAACATGGCCGATGCAATGGATAGGGAGCGAGGAAAGGGTAAAGTGCGCGGTCCGCTGCATGGTATACCGGTGCTGATCAAGGACAATATTAATACCGGTGATAACATGCATACCACAGCCGGTTCATTGGCGTTAGCCGATAATTTTGCTAAACAGGATGCCTTTATTGTGCATAAGCTCCGCGAGGCGGGAGCGGTAATATTGGGCAAAACCAATTTGAGCGAATGGGCAAACTTTCGTTCCACGCATTCAACAAGTGCCTGGAGCAGCAGGGGAGGGCAAACCAAATGCCCTTATATTTTAGACAGGAACCCCAGCGGCTCAAGTGCAGGTACGGGAACGGCTGTAGCTGCCAATCTTTGCGTTATAGGTATCGGTACGGAAACCAATGGTTCTATAGTTTCACCCTCGTCGGTTAACGGCCTGGTGGGCATTAAACCAACAGTAGGCTTATGGAGCCGCTCGGGCATAATTCCTATTTCTAAAACACAGGATACTGCCGGACCTATGGCGCGTACAGTTAAAGATGCCGCCATACTGCTTGGTGCGCTTACCGGTATTGACACGCTTGACCTGGCAACGCTTGGCAGTAAAGACAAGACCGAGGCTGATTATACCAAATTTTTAGATGTTAATGGTTTACAAGGCAAGCGCCTGGGTATTGAAAAAACAGCGTTTGATGATAACCCGGCGGTTGTTGCACTATTGCAGGATGCCATCAAAACCCTAAAAAGTAAAGGTGCCGGGGTGGTGGAGATAGAATTGAACAAGGAACTAAAAACTATAGGCAAAAATGAATTTACCGTGCTGCTTTATGAATTTAAAGACGGCCTTAACCAATACTTTAGCAACGCAAACAGCAAAATAAAAACGCTGGCCGATGTCATCGATTTTAACAAACAGAATGAGGCCAAAGCTATGCCCTTTTTTAAACAGGAGACTATGGAACTGGCCCAGGGTAAAGGCGACCTGAACAGCAAGGAGTATCTTGACGCGGTTAAGCAAACCAATGCTGGCACCCGTAAAGTTATTGATGATATACTTGCCAAATATAAACTTGATGCAATTATAGGCACTACCAACGGCCCGGCCGTATGCATTGACCTGGTAAATGGCGATTATGATAACGGTTTCGGCTTTTCGGGCCCGGCAGCTATGGCAGGTTATCCGCATATTACGGTGCCTATGGGACTGGCGCATGGCTTACCGGTTGGGTTGTCGTTTTTTAGCACAGCATATAAAGAGGGGGATATCATTAAATTAGGATATGCTTACGAGCAGACGTCCAAAAAGCGGGTGGCGCCACTGTTTAAGCCCGATCTGTTTGCTTAA